The following coding sequences are from one Tissierella sp. window:
- a CDS encoding GNAT family N-acetyltransferase, with protein MEELVLAKINKHMINDCVDLFIGTFTKEPWNDVYESREQVVKFMNNHFNNNYFVGYAALLDDKLVALSIGMKKPWIEGFEYYIDEFCVSYEMQGRAIGSWFIKAIEEDIEEQGMNAMILNTEKNYPSQKFYEKNGFKTLSDLIILVK; from the coding sequence ATGGAAGAACTAGTTTTAGCAAAAATTAATAAGCATATGATTAATGATTGTGTGGATTTGTTTATTGGAACATTCACTAAAGAACCATGGAATGATGTTTATGAATCAAGAGAACAAGTAGTGAAGTTTATGAATAATCACTTTAACAATAACTACTTTGTAGGTTATGCAGCTCTGTTAGATGATAAGCTAGTAGCCTTGAGTATTGGTATGAAAAAACCGTGGATTGAAGGTTTTGAATATTATATTGATGAGTTTTGCGTTAGTTATGAAATGCAGGGGAGAGCTATTGGGAGCTGGTTTATAAAGGCAATAGAAGAAGATATTGAAGAACAAGGAATGAATGCAATGATATTAAACACAGAAAAAAACTACCCATCGCAGAAATTCTATGAAAAAAATGGATTTAAAACACTTAGTGATTTGATAATTCTTGTTAAATAG
- a CDS encoding GNAT family N-acetyltransferase produces MSNYQIKRIVDSPELKTYAADWFHQKWNIPVEAYLESMDECLNGRNTIPQWYIVMLEDEIVGGVGVIKNDFHNRKDLSPNVCAVYVEENYRRQGIAGKMLDYVCEDMKEKNIDTLYLITDHISLYERYGWEFLCMAQGDGEKELSRMYIHRAE; encoded by the coding sequence ATGAGCAATTATCAAATTAAGAGAATAGTGGACAGTCCAGAATTGAAAACATATGCTGCTGACTGGTTCCATCAAAAGTGGAATATTCCAGTAGAAGCATATCTTGAAAGTATGGATGAATGTCTGAATGGTAGAAATACTATTCCGCAATGGTATATAGTGATGTTGGAAGATGAGATTGTTGGTGGTGTTGGCGTAATAAAAAACGATTTTCATAACAGGAAAGATTTATCACCTAATGTGTGTGCTGTTTATGTGGAAGAGAATTACCGTAGGCAAGGCATTGCTGGTAAAATGTTGGATTATGTATGTGAAGATATGAAAGAAAAAAATATTGACACCTTATATTTGATTACGGATCATATTTCTCTTTATGAGCGTTATGGATGGGAATTTCTATGTATGGCTCAAGGAGATGGTGAAAAGGAACTATCTAGAATGTATATTCACAGAGCTGAATAA
- a CDS encoding effector binding domain-containing protein, with product MAYVNAMEKALIYIENHLNDDIDLSIIAKEAGYSLYHFHRIFKGVVGDSIKEYIRKRRITEAAKELVSSNKPTIDIAIKYGYQSREAFSRAFEKVYGRNPLEVKHEGLFYHIREPMTFDYMMFEYNRQKYGMQPVLQKLPEFLVVGKKYDIQVDKSSYQEIPLLWQQWNNSREWTYIEERKYDDKCMGICIFEEGDTFQYMVGHEVTSVNNIPKDMTAHRIKPSLYAVFKTIGPLTESVQKTIDYIYTVWLSESEYEHAGLNDIEYYYYSQGELVADIYIPILPSNKSRHHNI from the coding sequence ATGGCATATGTTAATGCCATGGAGAAGGCGCTAATTTATATAGAAAATCATTTAAATGATGATATAGATTTATCTATTATTGCTAAGGAGGCTGGATATTCTTTATATCATTTTCATCGTATCTTTAAAGGCGTAGTAGGTGATTCTATAAAAGAATATATTAGAAAAAGAAGAATTACTGAAGCAGCAAAGGAGTTGGTCTCTTCAAATAAGCCAACTATTGACATAGCAATAAAGTACGGATATCAATCTAGGGAGGCCTTTAGCAGGGCCTTTGAAAAGGTTTATGGAAGAAATCCTTTAGAGGTAAAACATGAGGGACTATTTTATCATATTAGGGAGCCTATGACTTTTGATTATATGATGTTTGAATATAATCGACAAAAATATGGTATGCAGCCAGTCTTACAGAAGTTACCAGAATTTTTGGTAGTAGGTAAAAAATATGACATTCAAGTGGACAAGAGTAGTTATCAAGAAATACCACTTCTATGGCAGCAATGGAATAATAGCAGAGAATGGACATATATAGAGGAAAGAAAATATGATGATAAATGCATGGGAATATGTATATTTGAAGAGGGAGATACTTTTCAGTATATGGTTGGACATGAAGTTACAAGTGTAAATAATATTCCAAAGGATATGACTGCGCATAGAATAAAGCCATCACTTTATGCAGTCTTTAAGACAATTGGGCCTTTAACAGAAAGTGTGCAAAAAACAATAGATTATATTTATACAGTATGGCTTAGTGAATCAGAGTATGAACATGCAGGATTGAATGATATAGAATATTACTATTATTCTCAAGGAGAACTAGTAGCAGATATTTATATACCTATACTCCCCTCTAACAAATCAAGGCACCATAATATATAA
- a CDS encoding NUDIX domain-containing protein → MGEARFYYKDKNAPKPNKPIHIGACVIIRYNGKVLLEKRTDSNRWALIGGGLNIDESLEKCIVREIKEETGLEIQEQSLCFLKVYSDPTRIAEYPDGNILRIITAVYQIEISNKHELICSEESKQLKYFSLEELKDLNIAETHRHIISDNLLSL, encoded by the coding sequence TTGGGAGAAGCAAGGTTTTATTATAAAGATAAGAATGCACCAAAACCGAATAAACCTATTCATATAGGAGCTTGTGTAATTATTCGATATAATGGTAAAGTGTTATTAGAAAAAAGAACCGATAGTAATCGTTGGGCTTTAATAGGTGGTGGGCTCAATATAGATGAAAGTCTTGAAAAATGTATTGTAAGAGAGATAAAAGAGGAAACTGGGCTCGAAATTCAAGAACAATCATTATGTTTTCTAAAGGTTTATTCTGATCCTACACGCATAGCGGAGTATCCTGATGGGAATATATTAAGAATAATAACTGCTGTATATCAAATTGAAATAAGTAATAAACATGAATTAATATGTAGTGAGGAATCAAAACAACTTAAATACTTTAGCCTCGAAGAATTAAAGGATTTGAATATTGCAGAAACACATAGACATATTATCTCTGATAATTTATTAAGTTTATAA
- a CDS encoding FMN-binding protein: protein MKAIFKIIITIVFVFILVFTIGAFYLSRGLNEGSNIEVNGINILELNDGIYNGKYNAGRWSNQVNVTVKGHKITKINIVDDVTFAKPGVSDELFHRVIEAQNTKVDAVSQATVTSKAYLKSIENAFNN from the coding sequence TTGAAGGCGATATTTAAAATAATAATCACAATAGTATTTGTATTTATATTGGTTTTTACAATCGGAGCATTTTATCTATCTCGAGGACTTAATGAAGGAAGCAACATTGAAGTAAACGGAATAAATATATTAGAGCTAAATGATGGGATATACAATGGAAAGTATAATGCTGGAAGATGGTCAAATCAGGTTAATGTTACAGTTAAGGGTCATAAGATAACAAAAATAAATATAGTAGATGATGTTACTTTTGCAAAGCCTGGTGTAAGTGATGAGTTATTCCATAGAGTTATTGAGGCACAAAATACTAAAGTAGATGCAGTATCACAAGCTACAGTGACATCTAAAGCTTACCTTAAGTCAATAGAGAATGCATTTAATAATTAA
- a CDS encoding flavodoxin domain-containing protein gives MSTLIVYASKYGCTEKCVELLSKKLYGEIEIMNLKKVRDIDISRYEKIIIGGSIYIGRIQKEVTEFCSKSLEELKKKRIGLFICGMQEGDTINTQLNQNFNPALIEIADAKECFGGEFTFDKMTFIEKFIVKKVSKVTSNKSNISQDNIHKFAQAINSI, from the coding sequence ATGAGTACCTTGATAGTTTATGCAAGTAAATACGGGTGTACAGAAAAATGTGTAGAATTGTTGTCTAAAAAACTTTATGGTGAAATAGAAATAATGAACTTAAAGAAAGTAAGGGATATTGATATTTCAAGATATGAAAAGATTATTATTGGTGGGTCAATATACATTGGTAGAATACAAAAAGAAGTAACGGAATTTTGCTCAAAAAGCTTAGAAGAGTTAAAGAAAAAACGAATTGGGTTGTTTATTTGTGGTATGCAAGAAGGTGATACAATCAATACCCAATTAAATCAAAATTTTAATCCAGCTTTAATCGAAATTGCAGATGCTAAGGAATGTTTTGGTGGGGAATTTACCTTTGATAAGATGACCTTTATAGAAAAGTTTATAGTAAAAAAGGTATCTAAAGTAACTTCAAATAAATCCAATATATCACAGGATAATATCCACAAGTTTGCACAAGCAATAAATTCTATTTAG
- a CDS encoding TetR/AcrR family transcriptional regulator yields the protein MTIEKRREREIEEMRELILLAASDIMASEGFDKLSIRKIAKKIEYSPSIIYHYFDNKEEILNILMQRGYKEIVSAVSSIKIEGYSPEEKLMQMTKKYIKAALNMPEEFMAAQLSQSKLALKHTSSLFEGASKEKPALSALYQCLREMYKDKDVDDKTVELTAQMIAVSTLGLIFKIIIEKDIGDEQRENLISFYSNEIVLRIANGNILN from the coding sequence ATGACAATAGAAAAAAGAAGAGAAAGGGAAATAGAAGAAATGAGGGAACTTATCCTTTTAGCGGCAAGTGATATCATGGCTTCTGAGGGATTTGATAAACTGTCTATTAGAAAAATTGCTAAAAAAATTGAATACTCTCCATCTATCATTTATCATTATTTCGATAATAAAGAAGAAATATTAAATATTTTAATGCAAAGAGGATATAAAGAAATAGTATCAGCAGTATCTTCAATAAAAATAGAAGGTTACTCTCCTGAAGAAAAATTAATGCAAATGACCAAAAAATATATAAAAGCAGCATTAAATATGCCAGAAGAATTTATGGCTGCACAGTTAAGCCAATCAAAATTGGCATTAAAACATACTTCTTCGTTATTTGAAGGTGCTTCAAAAGAAAAACCCGCTTTGTCTGCACTGTACCAATGCTTACGAGAGATGTATAAGGATAAAGATGTAGATGATAAAACAGTCGAACTAACTGCACAAATGATTGCAGTATCAACCTTAGGTCTTATTTTCAAGATTATAATAGAAAAAGACATTGGTGATGAACAAAGAGAAAATTTGATTAGCTTTTATTCAAATGAAATAGTATTAAGAATAGCTAATGGCAATATATTGAACTAG
- a CDS encoding GNAT family N-acetyltransferase has product MNIYKSLESTKKEIDFIDDKICEYNELNVPFEISIPSSKLNRHIQDDNGNIIAGINCIYYSWKCIYVDALWVKEEYRNTKIGSQLLAEIEETAKEYDCHIVHLDTFDFQAKDFYIKHGYEIHGVLDDCPQGHKRYYMKKNI; this is encoded by the coding sequence ATGAATATTTATAAAAGTTTAGAAAGTACAAAAAAAGAAATTGACTTTATTGATGATAAAATTTGTGAATATAATGAATTAAATGTACCATTTGAAATATCTATTCCATCGTCAAAACTTAATAGACACATACAAGATGATAATGGCAATATTATAGCAGGGATAAATTGTATATATTACTCTTGGAAATGTATATATGTAGATGCATTATGGGTTAAAGAAGAATATAGAAATACAAAGATAGGTTCTCAATTATTAGCTGAAATAGAGGAAACTGCAAAAGAATATGATTGCCACATTGTACACTTAGATACCTTTGATTTTCAAGCGAAAGACTTTTATATCAAACATGGATATGAGATACATGGAGTTTTAGATGATTGTCCGCAAGGGCATAAGAGATATTATATGAAAAAGAACATTTAG